From the genome of Aspergillus chevalieri M1 DNA, chromosome 8, nearly complete sequence, one region includes:
- a CDS encoding uncharacterized protein (COG:S;~EggNog:ENOG410PYR8), with translation MPSTLADVPAYKAYLDRVPAGTLSLPLIKEGENEETIIHVDELFCRVEDCIRGKKAFPGTNDLRYHVKHYHNVNVARPGTGRPKPEAVKAAVKFFKNIIEGPPSEPAPSPSESTSPEPTTPPGHTKPPFPLTKKGTVSCAAMQRWCKDNGHAVPCPSCAAKGLRAKDCCKNEGHCDNFSLFDPNSLPTDAE, from the exons ATGCCTTCTACGCTTGCAGATGTG CCCGCGTACAAAGCCTATCTTGACCGTGTGCCCGCTGGAACCCTGTCGCTACCTCTGATTAAGGAG GGAGAGAATGAGGAGACTATCATTCACGTTGATGAGCTGTTCTGTCGTGTGGAAGACTGTATTCGTGGAAAA AAAGCATTTCCTGGGACCAATGACCTGCGTTACCATGTGAAACACTATCATAATGTTAATGTTGCGCGTCCTGGAACCGGACGGCCAAAACCAGAGGCAGTGAAGGcagcagtta AGTTTTTCAAGAATATTATTGAAGGCCCTCCTTCTGAGCCTGCCCCCAGCCCTTCAGAGTCCACTTCTCCTGAGCCTACCACACCCCCTGGCCATACCAAGCCGCCATTCCCTCTCACGAAGAAAGGCACT GTATCATGTGCTGCCATGCAACGTTGGTGCAAGGACAATGGCCATGCTGTTCCATGTCCTAGTTGTGCAGCGAAGGGATTGAGAGCAAAGG ACTGTTGCAAAAATGAGGGGCATTGTGATAACTTTAGTCTTTTTGACCCAAATTCACTTCCCACTGATGCAGAGTAA